The Malus sylvestris chromosome 3, drMalSylv7.2, whole genome shotgun sequence genomic sequence GACATAAGCCATgtggctcgcctagcactgcgccttAACGCCTAAATTTGCGGCCCCAGCCGCGCAAGCTGCCTTTAgttctagccaagtcgagcagcccaagcagtggtccttGCCACAACACCTCCGAGtcgactcctggcccctgccagctgACATGtcgcactatccaagaagaagacaaggaaaattaatctTTTCTTACCTCggtgcggcacgaagaagacgaaaaAAGCAATGAAAGATGATCCTTTGCAcgagcaagatgtagaagattgctaaagGAAAAGGTAGAATAAATCACtatccaaagttgatttaataacccacttaaggtggacttaaatagactttgagagaaatttatttccttttcctagaaggatctaatttcctattaaagagagaatatacatcaaaataagaaacagtcctaagtttcctagagcaagaagatctcttcacctgctgccctttcctacgagcagcccagcaggtatgggggcatttgtagagccaaaaataatcacaagacgacacgtggatttgtggtaaaaaggacaaaattaccctcgaggcacatcagatttcctacgcgcaagcagtggacaatcattaTTCAATCAAGCCAAAAATGCcaaaaataggtaacaaattcaaaattatttcatcTATCCTCATCCTATATTCTCCATAAGGTATTTattccataaccttcaaaacattccatataaattgagttaattggctaattaatggatttattacctaattaatccaaTAAAtgccaattaaatcacccatCTCACACAAAAATAACCCAAGGGGCCGACCACCTTTTCTCCAAAGGGGACCTGCCATGCACTATATATTCACCCTCATTTCCTCTAAAAACCCAAGTCCACActcttaaaaatccaaaaactctctaagcatttttctctcttaatttttactttggcatcggaggttgttCGGCCAAAGCCCCACCCCCCCcaaattcatcgtgggtgcgtgagaCTTTTGGCCTTGACCTTAGGTgtgatttgttttgtaggtgcaattttgtccaaaatcatgagaaagaaatttgcatccacatgtttgtttgtttgtgtgtgtTGCTTCAGagtcacaagtagtaaagggaTTGAAATAAGTGTTTAACCGCATAATTGCTATGGTAAACTGATGCTCTAAATTTCAGTTGAGTAGAAGTCTACAAGGGAAATGTCCATGCCGAAGCGGCAATGGCAAGCACCGCAAGTAGGATAGTATGGTAGTAGACGTATGATTGGGAACCATATGCAGGGTTGGGAAGAAGTGGTTCGGGGGTTTGCCTCTGTCAAGTTAAACACGCCCCGACCGCCTCTTGTAGTATTATGAAATGTTGCATCATCATACCCTATCATTGACCCTTCAGATCCACCGCCTGATCTCCGTATACCGAAAACAGTTGGGGAAAAAATACCGTGCCCCCATCATCTGTAAGGCAGATGAAGGAAGTGCGGTTTCCGGAAGACCACACTCATAAAACCAATCTCCACCACATACACAAAGGGCAACAGAACACCATCACACAATACCATAAGTTAAGCCTACAGAGAGTCAACATCCAAGGTCATAATCCCATAAGTTAGGCTACACACAACTTACTTAGGATCATATACAAAACGCCTGTCAAACGCACCGCAAGCTTTACCAACTACGATAGTTCAAACCTCCTATTACAGTGGGAGGCTACACCAAAAACTAGTATATACACAAACTGCTGTTCTTCAGTAGGTAACCATAGTAGGGCTCAAGGCTCTGAGGCCTCAACAGAAAAACATGGAACTGGACACATTCTCCTTCAACCTCGGCAGCTGCGGGACAGGAACAGCTCCAGCAGAGGTAAGACCGCcatggcttgaagatgtctcAGACGCGTCTTCGAATTTCATGAACTGTGACATCTGAGTGGCAGCTAAATGTGCATAGCAAATGGGGGCAACTGAAAAGAAGAATATTTTACCACGGGATTAGGATTTACTATTTGCAACTAAACATGTATTAGCATGAACATCAGGGAGAGAGTTGCTTTGCGTGCAAGACCATGACCATTCTAGAGGAGCCGCAGGAATAGAATAAAGAAATTTACCTACGGAAATGGCGGTGGTACTTCTCTGGTACCTGCAagtgaaaaaaattattattaaggaAGTTAATACTAATGGCTAAACAAAGCAATGTAGTGCTTAATATTCACTTACACGTATGAAAGTGAATGCACTAGTTCCTGCAGCTCATCGGCTGAAAAACCAACATCATCTAACAGAACATGATAGTGAGTAGGCCTCGTGGtcccctttaaaaaaaaaagagtaaaccAGTTTAGTATAAGTCGTCTTTAACTATTACCGAGAAAAAAAATCAGACGTTGCACATGAATGATTCACAATTTCCCTGAAGAATCATTCGTGACCCCAGAGATCCACTTCGTAACATTTGGGGAAATTATTGGGAACAAGGCAAAACATGGGAGTTATTAAAACATGAATATCTTAAGTAATGAAAATTTTAGGCACGGTTTTTGAAGCTTGCAACATGGTAATACTAATGCAAAGTAGCACAATCTAGATAGGATTCTAAGTTACAAACAAGATACTAAAGCTGCAAAGCATAATATTGATACTCACAATCATTCCAGCTTGAGCACATAGATAGAAGTCATTGTTTCTTGGGTGACAAATTTTGTTGTCGATAATTGTTCCTGCAAAAAAACCAATAAATTGTATAGGTACGTTGAATTATGTGAAAGGCTGAATCATGTTAAGAGTTGAATTTGTTCAACTGCATTAGCCTACCAGGAGGAACATTATCTGGGGATTGAGGCTGAAAAAATTTTGTGTGGTGGTTCTTCTGAGCAATGATCACCACAAATTTAGGGGACCAAGTCTCATCCAGGAACTTGCAAGCCTGATAAGAAAAGGATAATTTAGCATCATTTCAAAGTAGAAAACAAATTTGAACGTCAATGGTTAGCCCACAAAACCTTGATCCAGTTTAATGTTCAAAACTTACCTCTATGATTTGATCCAGTTCAATGTTCAAAACTTGGTTAAATTGAGATTCGCTTACTCCATCCCTATATTCAACAAAACCAGTCAACATAAGCAAAGTTCTACCAAAATAAACTTGTACAGAACAAGATTAATCAATTCAACATGCTCAAACAgtatctacaaaaaaaaaaaggataaaatatGAGTAATCAGTATCTACTCATGGACTATAAAGCCTGTCATATTTCCAACAGACAATTCAAGTAAATTGAGCAACTTTAGAGTTTAGAACAGCAGAAAACATTTGAGTAAAACCAGTGATATGCACTGTAGTTTAATAAACGTGTAAAAAGAATTTCAACGTAGATATCAGCAGGGCAAATGTGCCTGCTTCAGATCAAGGTGGTAGCTATGAATTGTACAATTCAAATCCTGGTATATTTGGCATCAGCATTTGGCGCATAATTACACATTAAAACATACTGGGCAATTTATTGTGTCAAAATACAAATGCAATATGGAATCTAATAACCTATAAAATTTAACACGAGAAATCAAAAGACGGAATTAAAAATTATTCATTAGAATTTGACCCATACATGAAAATGTAAAGAGCTTGTACAAAAAGAGCTAGTAATTGACCCATACATGAGCACATGCACATTCAGACGCACTATAACTTAAGCTAGGACAGCAAAtggttttcagaaaaaaaaaagaagaaagaaattaaGCTAGGGCAGTAAATGggttaaataataaaaactccTACAAATAAGATACTGACTGTTCCAATTCTTACAAGCACATAGTTTTAAGAACAATAGcaaaaaatacaattacaatTCATTTGATTCTAGGTTTTCTAAGAGATACCTGAAGATGATAATCTGGTCAGGTTTCTGTTTGCCTGAACTTGTATAGAAGTCCAGAAGCAGCTCTCTGAATTTAAGAAGAAACTTAACATTTGAGTGGTTTGGAAAGTATTTATGAAACCAAAATGTCATTCAACAGAAAATGAATTTCTAAAACTTTTCTAAATATTTGAAGAAATTTGCAATGAATAAATGACTTCAAGATACATATCCTACCTCATAATGCCATCATCCTCTGTGTCAGAAACTCGTTTGTACAGAGAGTCTATCATCTCCACCTTGGGGGATTGTGTTCGAACAGATGCCCTGTAGCGAGAAATCAGTGGCCACTGCCTGGAGCTTACCACCTATAATTGCCCCATCAAATACAACATGAGAGGTCCATACGTATTTCTTGTCATCATGTGTACAAAATGTGCAGAGTTCCAGTGAACTAGCTTTAGTAACAACATTTAATCCAATATGTAAGACATAGAAAGCAGTTTACCGCAGCAATTGAGGGTACATCAGATTGCCCAGGAGAACCATGGGACACATCCATCCCAAGGATGATAGTGGGAGCCTTGGAAACCACAGGGATAGAAGGAGAATATTCAACTGCCAACAATGAATTTAACCCACCAAGCTGCAAGGAATTGTGAGGGCAAACCAAGTTTAAGATCACAGCCAACATAAAATCTACTCATACCGatatcaataaaataaaataaattactaataattttaaaaaaataaaaaaaaaaaaaaaaaaaaaaaaactcaccttTGCATTGATCTTTAACAGGACATTTGTAAGGTATTGATCATTGACCCTTGTGGGAGCAATGCATTGTGTCACAATACCATACTCAGCCAGATTCTTCCGCTTCCATGGACCTAGGGAATCAGTAGGTATCATTAGAGAgcatattataatttatttagatAAAATGACTCAACCATGGACCTAGTGAATCAATAGATATCATTAAGAGAGCATATTATAAATGATTTAACATGTCAATGATAGTATAGATAATATGACTCAACCATATAAAGCAGAATTTTTTCTCTCCGGAAGCAAACAGAGAAGAAACTGTGGTTGTCCAGGAAGTTTGGACTGTATATCCTCAAACATCCTCTCAACTCTAACCAAAGGTGGGGCGCGCCTAGACTGAGGATTCTCTTCAAACACATCAAATGGAGCCTCGATTTTCTGTCAGCAGGTGAAgaatggaaaaataaaaaagaagaataaaaatgaAGTTATCTAAGttatttgaatacatactgTAGCAAATGTGCAAGTGCAAAACTTACAATTCCTTTCATATCTCCACATTTGATCAGATCACGGACGAGGGCTTTTAGATCACAGCGTGCAGAGAAGTTAACAACAGCCCACTTTTCTATCTTAGTTGGCTTGACAAGTGTCTGCATTTCAACAATATAAATGAACCAAAGAATCAAAATACTGATATAAGGTGAAAAGTaacagagagagaaaagggGGTCATTAAAAACCTTGTTGTTGAAATTCCAGCGCCCATTTCGAGGGAAGAAATCATCACCATTACCAACTTTAAGCTGTCAAGGAAACCAAATCAATCAGTAGACGCACAACAGAATAGGCTACATCATACAGGTATATGTGGACAATACCTTTGGGGCTGGAAGAACACGGCCTTCCACTTGAGTAAAGCTACCACCAATTGAAACACCACATGAGTGGAGCATTGGTTCAGCATCATAATTATTGATTTTCAAAGCCTGCAATAGTACTCATGTGATTTAGAGTCATGGATGCATATACAATGAGTCAGATGTTAATGAAGACACATACATTAGACAAAACACTCATCCTCTCTTGTGGCTTCTGCCTTGATTTCTCCACCAGCGAAGCTCTTTGAAGGGTGGAAAGAGCTTTTGTGTAACGTTGCAAGGACACCAAAGAACAAAGCTGGAAGAAAAAGTTCAACAAAACCACTAAGGTCACGGATAAAAATAAATCATCATATTcataacaacaaaaagaaagaagaataaacTCAGCTTGTTACCTCCAAGGGGATATAAGTAGGACGTTTTGGTTTCCCAACATTAAGGCAGGGTAGATCAGCCGAGTACCGCAGCTGTATATTACGatgattaacaaaataatcataaaCAGTCACTTCTATTTCTGCATCTTCCCCTTCCTTTGCTTGCTTGTTTCTCAATGTAAAACTGGATCATACACAATAAATTGAGGGCGTTAAGAACAAGAACACAAGAAAAATAGTTGCTCTAGTAAGGATAGAAAAAGCACCATGATGCAAAAACACTAAAAGATAAAAAGGAAACATAGTTtcattcaaaaaatatataCGTCTGTTCTCGGCATGGCTTCTCGCTCAATCCAGTTATTTTGAACTCTTGATTTGacggacttgttttgaccctcaaattcttgagtgttcttttagcctaTTCATTGAAACAAACACAGATTATCGAAAAGTAAATGAACATAATAACACGACAGAATAAATAATGACAAGAGTTTGTTACCTTCGTCCAGTCAAGTTGGAAAGGATCTCTAACACTTTGGTTGGCAATTAAAAAGTCTACCACCGGCCCTGGCTGTATGATCATGGTAGTCGATACATCTGAAAATGTACACATCAGAATAGGTTAAAATACAGTAAATTTTGAATAATGTAACAGAGAAATAAGCAATATAGCTACCAATGTTCAGAGACAAGCCACCCTGGGTGGTCCTAAAACTTGAATGGAATCCTCTGCACCCAAGAACACCACCTCCAACATCCGCAAAATTTTTTGGATCATTATGGAAGAATGATTGGCGAACTAGGAGGCATCCTCTGTTGGAATCAAGGTTTTCATTACATAGGATACAATCCATccaaaatataacataaacacAAAACTATGTGGGGgaaggagagaagggagaaaaCTAGACAGAAAGGATAAACTTCACTCACTGCTTCGATGCATGCTGTCTTAATATGATATCCAGGACTCTCAAAGCTTCTTGAGAATTCTCTGATTCTTGACCACGAAGAGCATCTCCAATTGCTTTCATGGGAATTTTTGCAGCATAGCTGATCTCCACATTAAATGTTTTGGAGCGATTTGGACGCCGTAATCTCTTTCGGTCACTCTCATTTGGACTCCCAGGACCATCAGGTTCACAGTTTCCATTGTTCCTGTATAGAAACAAGTCCAACAGTAAGAGAGTAAAAAGGAGATCTAATACATTGGAAAGAAACCATAGCCCTTCCTTACATACCTGCTTGATGGCACATCCTCCAAAACAACGGCGAATTCAAGTTTGTTGCGCGGAAGGGATCCAACAGTAAACAGGCTCTTCACCCCATCATAGGCAAAGTCCTTTCCACCCAACTCCGAGTGGTATGTCTCATGCACCCTTTCAATTATTCTTCTTCCAGCACCCTTGCCGTCAAGCGGACGCCCATCTTCATAAGCGACAGAAACCTATGTATACAGTACAAAAATGAGAACTAACACTGAagataaaagaaaatggaagaaagCACTGGAAATATATGGAAAGCATATGGAGCATACACTATAATGGAAGAAGTAACCCTCAATATTAGTAACATTCACTTTGAAGTGATTTGTGaccaagggtatttttgttccCTTGGTTCCAAGGCCACGCCTAGCAATAGGGACCCGAGCAGGTTTTTTCTTAACAGGTTCAGGAATGTTATCTGCTTCCACATGCAAAGGAACAACATCTGGTGGAATAACTGGGGGTGGGGGTGGCAACGCATCCTCTGCCCCATTAGCTCCATTCACCCCATTTGCTCCATTCACTACATTTGCCCCATTAGCTCCATTCACCCCATTTGTTGCATTTCCATCTGGCTCAATCGAATCCATATCCTACAACATAACATAAGTATGTAGATGAGATACAACAAAGGACATATATTCATGCTAAAGCAGGAATTGAATTCCTATATGCAGCACCATAATTcctaacaaattaaaaatgcaCTTTGACTAGAACAGGAATAACCAAAATCAAGTCAATAAATAATAGTGTGATTGCTCTAATGAAAGCAAATGAATCTTCCTAGCGGTAAAGGCATAAAAGAATAAGAAACCAAAAACAAGAATGGCCAGAGATAGACAACGTTACTGCTTAATAAATttagagaaagaaaaattgcaGTATGACACTGATTACTCCCTTAGGACTAGGAGTTAAAAGCAAACACATATGGAAACACAAAAGCCTACGCTAGCATCAGAACCCCTTGAAAGATTTGAAACCACGTGAGAATGACCCAGAAAATTAAGTAAGCCACACAgaacaaagaaacaaacaaagGAATTGATTTGATTGATCAGAAAGGTGTAAGGAGACATACAAAATTGTAGCAAAAGTTCAGTACAAATCACATCATACATATTCAAAGGTGGATATAGAGTgataatacaatttttttttttttttaaaaggatgCTGCCCTGATCTTATAATTAAGAAGCAATTTCTGGAAAGCCACATATGAGAACTTTTACTCTGAAGGCTCTAAACTTCAAACATCATTTTTGTTTCAAGAACTTGAATTTTGAGAACAATAAATAGACCTACAAGGCCGAAGTTGTGATacaaaattgactattttacaCTGCACACTTTATAAAACACAATTAATTGACAGGTCACCTAAGTCTCCACTGAATTGAATGGAGAAGTCACTGAATTAATGaccaaaatcataaaaataGCTCATAAGGCATCCCAGTATTGAGAGAAAATTATTTGACACTGAGCAGGGACATTTTGGAAAACACATGCACACAAGTAGATAGCCTTATGCAGAgcttttaataaaatttaatgGCACAGAAACCAAAAATCAAAGCACCACATCAACAACAGTCGGAAAGAATCTCCAGAAGTTGATATATACAAAAAGAGAAGCAGTTTCCTCAAGCAAGAGAAACAAGAAATTATAAAAAGGgacaaataaaaggtaaaaacaCCTGTGATTTTTAAGGGTTTGTCAACAAAAATGAAAAGCTCAGTTTAGCTAAAAAAAACCACACATGCAAGCATCATAAGAAACAagtcaatgaaaatcataatgatatatatatatatatatatgcgtatAATATATTCAGAACACACACATCTAACCCGAAAATTCTGAAATCGAAAAGAAAAACCCACATGCAGAGTGGTGGAAACCAGTCAATGAAAATCAAACATATACAATGATGTACAAGTATATAACATATGCAAAACACACACATCTAACCCGAAAACTTCTCAAATCGAAAAGAAAAACCAGAATCGAGAGTGGTTGAAATGAGTTAACTTGAACAACAGTAAGAATACAGAAAGAAACAGACATGCAAGTGGAAAAACGAAACATTTACTGTATATTTTACCTAAGCGCACAAGAAACCGCTTCTGAAATCCAGCCGTGAGGACTCTTCAAACCTGCAAGTCAAACACACAATTGTTATGCAATGATCGGCCTCAGAAGTCAGAAATACCATAAATGCCCAAAAAAATAGTCCAAAACGCACAAAAGCTCGTAACTACAAAATACTGAAGcccaaaaaaaattggaacaaaataaaatcaaagcaaAACTTGAACTGCGAAATCAGCCGGGTCCAAAACTCTAAGTGCATTGTtcaaaacaagagaaaaagCTGCACCTTTTAGAAACCCTTTTCCTCTTATTCCAGAAAACAAGACAGAATTTGAACTTTTCCAGAAAACCCTAGACAGAAAATGAGATTTTCAACTGCAGCAGCAGCCATGGGAGAAACCAGAGAAGAGACCAAAGCTGAGAAGCGTGAAATACCCAAAATGCCCTGAAGCAAAACTCGACGACTCAGAAACCAACCACCCCCAGACAGGCCCAGAAAACAAATTTCTGGTTTTGAAAAGCCAGAAGAGAAAAATAAGCCGGAAAACGCCGCTGCGGCTCACCTGAGAAACCCTAAAACGGCCCGAGAGAGATGAGACTGATGAGACCGACGACTGAGGAAGGAGCTCTCAACTTTTTCAACTCTCTCTCCTACTTTCTCTCACTCCACTCTAATTTACTCTTACTCCTTTTCACCTACAACAACTAACCATTTATACTCTCTGCGGTGCCATCCCTGCGATTACACTGACCGTGTCAAAGGGCCTCAATCGACGGTTGCAGATTGATTTCGATCCGAGCATTAAATGCTACCTCAATCAACCGAAACGCACGCTTTTATGTCATTCTTCGTTTGCCCCGTGGGCTGTTTTCCCCGTACTGTTTTTACGGTCCTGCCACTGCTTCAATTCTTGAATGACTGTTGTGTCCTTTCTGCGGCCTGTCTACGGGAATGTCGTGTCGTATTGATTACAGGTACAGGACGATGGGCAGCATTGTCATTAAACGGTGAGTTTGTTGATCTTTCACCAATCACCATGC encodes the following:
- the LOC126616170 gene encoding protein argonaute 4-like, with protein sequence MDSIEPDGNATNGVNGANGANVVNGANGVNGANGAEDALPPPPPVIPPDVVPLHVEADNIPEPVKKKPARVPIARRGLGTKGTKIPLVTNHFKVNVTNIEGYFFHYSVSVAYEDGRPLDGKGAGRRIIERVHETYHSELGGKDFAYDGVKSLFTVGSLPRNKLEFAVVLEDVPSSRNNGNCEPDGPGSPNESDRKRLRRPNRSKTFNVEISYAAKIPMKAIGDALRGQESENSQEALRVLDIILRQHASKQGCLLVRQSFFHNDPKNFADVGGGVLGCRGFHSSFRTTQGGLSLNIDVSTTMIIQPGPVVDFLIANQSVRDPFQLDWTKAKRTLKNLRVKTSPSNQEFKITGLSEKPCREQTFTLRNKQAKEGEDAEIEVTVYDYFVNHRNIQLRYSADLPCLNVGKPKRPTYIPLELCSLVSLQRYTKALSTLQRASLVEKSRQKPQERMSVLSNALKINNYDAEPMLHSCGVSIGGSFTQVEGRVLPAPKLKVGNGDDFFPRNGRWNFNNKTLVKPTKIEKWAVVNFSARCDLKALVRDLIKCGDMKGIKIEAPFDVFEENPQSRRAPPLVRVERMFEDIQSKLPGQPQFLLCLLPERKNSALYGPWKRKNLAEYGIVTQCIAPTRVNDQYLTNVLLKINAKLGGLNSLLAVEYSPSIPVVSKAPTIILGMDVSHGSPGQSDVPSIAAVVSSRQWPLISRYRASVRTQSPKVEMIDSLYKRVSDTEDDGIMRELLLDFYTSSGKQKPDQIIIFRDGVSESQFNQVLNIELDQIIEACKFLDETWSPKFVVIIAQKNHHTKFFQPQSPDNVPPGTIIDNKICHPRNNDFYLCAQAGMIGTTRPTHYHVLLDDVGFSADELQELVHSLSYVYQRSTTAISVVAPICYAHLAATQMSQFMKFEDASETSSSHGGLTSAGAVPVPQLPRLKENVSSSMFFC